The DNA region AAGCATCGCGAGCAAGGACGGCAAGGTCGCCGAGATCCATCTGCTCCCCGCGCTGCCGTCGTCCTGGAAAGACGGCGATGTTCGCGGACTGCGCACGCGTGGCGGCTTCGAAGTAGATGTCGCGTGGAAGGACGGAAAATTGGCGTCGGCGTTGGTTCGGAACTATTCCGGCGAGGAGTTCACCGTGCGTTACGGCGGCAAAGTGGAAGAGATGCGCATACCCGCCAGCCGGGAAATCAAACTGGACGGCGCGCTGCGGAGCGTCCGCTAAATCTACATGACGGGACGATGAATCCTGTCGTGCGCTCGCTGCGTCCTGCCTGAAGCTTTCTTTCCCTTTTTGCTTATGATGAAACCAATCCGCCTCCTCCTGGCGTGGATCGTGTCGATTGCGGCCGTCTCGGCCGCCGACACGTCGCCGCGCGAACGCATCTCTTTCAACAACGGCTGGCGCTTCACCAAAGACGACCCGCTCGCAGTCGGCGAGGCGCTCAACTACGAGCGCATTAAAGACTGGGTGCTCCCGACCGGCGACGAGCTTCTCAATTACAAGCATCCGGCGCAGCGCGTCCGCCGTCCTGACGGCAATCCCGCGGGGGACGTCACCTACACGCGAGCCGCGTTCGACGACTCGAAATGGCGCTCGCTCGATCTCCCGCACGACTGGGGTATCGAAGGACCGTTCCAGCAGAACCTCGACGGCGAGACCGGCAAACTCCCGTGGTTCGGCACGGCGTGGTACCGCAAAAAATTCGACGTTCCCGCGTCGGATGCGGGGCGCAATGTGTATCTGGAAATCGATGGCGCGATGTCGTACGCGATGGTCTGGATCAACGGCCAGTTCGTCGGTGGCTGGCCTTACGGCTATTCGTCGTGGCGCGTGGATCTCACGCCGCATTTGAAACCTGGCGCGGAAAACGTCGTCGCGATCCGCCTCGATAACCCGCGCGAATCCTCCCGCTGGTATCCCGGCGGCGGTATTTATCGCAATGTCTGGCTCCTCAAAACCTCGCCGATCCAGGTCGCGCAGTGGGGCGTCTTCGTGACGACACCAACGATCACGAGAGACGCGGCGTCCGTAGATGTCGGGGTAACGCTCGACAACAAGACGGCCGCGCGCGCCGAGGTGAAAGTGGGCGTGAAATTGTTCGCTGCGGATGCCTACGGCAAACCTGTCGGTGATGCGGTTGTTTCTGGCGAAGAGCGTCAGGTTCGAGTCGAGCCTGCGCGTCAGGCGAATGTCTCGCACACGCTCAGGGTGGCGTCGCCGAAGCTCTGGGGATTGAAGGAGCGCAATCGCTACGTCGCGGAAACGACCGTGTCGCATGAGGGCAAAGTCGTGGACCGCGTGCTCACGCCTTTCGGCATCCGCAGCATCGAGCACACGGCGGATGACGGTTTCCTCCTCAACGGCGAACGCGTGCAGCTCTACGGCGTGTGCAATCACCACGATCTCGGAGCGCTCGGCGCGGCGATCAACACACGCGCGCTCGAACGCCAGCTGGAGATTCTCCGCGAGATGGGCGGCAACGCGATCCGCACATCGCACAACCCTCCCGCGCCCGAGCTGCTCGAGCTTTGCGATCGCATGGGCTTCCTCGTGATGGACGAGCCGTTCGATTGCTGGGCGATGGGCAAGAAGCGCGACGACTACGGTCGCGTTTTTCACGACTGGCACGAGAAGGATCTGCGTGCGATGATGCGTCGCGACCGCAATCACCCGAGCGTGATTCAGTGGAGCATTGGCAACGAAGTGCGCGAACAGTTCGAGCCCGATGGCTGGAAACTCGCCGCGCATCTTGCGGCGATCGTTCGCGAAGAAGACAGCTCCCGTCCGGTCGTCGGTGGCTTCAACAACATCCAGTCCGGCTTCAACGGCTTCCAGCGCGTCGTCGATGTGGTCGGCTATAATTACAAGCCGAGCGAGTACGCGCCGCTGCGCAAACGTCACCCGCACGTGATGCAGATGGGCGCTGAAACCGCGTCCACGCTCAGCACGCGCGGTGAGTATTTCTTCCCGATCTCTGACGATAAACTTGAAGGCCGCTCGGATTTCCAGATGAGCAGCCACGATCTCTCCGCGGCACGCTGGGCGCACACGCCCGACACCGAATGGCGCGGACTCGACGAGAATCCTTTCGTCATGGGCGAGTTCGTGTGGACGGGTTTCGATTACCTTGGCGAGCCGACGCCGTACAACGCGGATGCGACCAACTTGATGAACTACGCGAATCCGGTGGATCGCGAACGCGCCGCGAAGGAACTGGCTGAGCTTGGAAAGATTCTGGTGCCGTCTCGCAGCTCATACTTCGGCATCATCGACATCGCGGGTTTCCCGAAGGATCGCTATTACCTCTATCAGGCACGCTGGCGTCCGGAGTTGAAGATGGCGTACATTCTCCCGCATTGGAACTGGCCGGACAGGGTTGGCGAAATCACTCCGGTCTTCGTGTACTCGTCGGGTGACGAGGCGGAGTTGTTCCTCAACGGAAAATCCCAAGGCCGTCGCAAACGCGGTGCCCTGGAATATCGCTTCCGTTGGAACGAGGTAAAGTATGAGCCAGGTGAACTCAAAGTCGTCGTCTATAAAAACGGTGCCGTCTGGGCCGAGAACGTGAAGCGCACGACGGGCGCTGCGGCTAAGCTCACGCTCACGCCTGATCGCGCAACGCTGCGCGCCGATGGGCAGGATCTGTCGTTCGTGACGGTCACGGTTGCCGACAAAGACGGCTTGATGATCCCGCGCGCGAAGAACGCGTTGAAGTTCACGCTCACGGGTCCGGGAGAAATCCTCGCGACCGACAACGGCGATCCGACGAGCTTCGAGTCGTTCCAGTCGCCTGAGCGCAAGGCCTTCAATGGACTGGCGCTTGTGATCGTGCGCACGAAAGCGGGCGAAGCGGGAGCGATCACTCTCAAGGCGACGGGCGAAGGACTGGCTCCAGCTGAAGTCGCGCTGAAGAGCGAGTAAGCGGGAATATCTATGCGAACGAAGCGCGTCGTTTGGCGCGCTTCGTTCGGGGGTGGGAGTAACGAGACTTCGGAGACGACGGCTTTAGCGGGCGAGCTCGAGTTTGGAATTGGTTACGGCTGTGGTAGTGAGGGCGTCGCCGGTTTTGTTTTCGATGCGGACGTTTTCGAAGACGATCTTGTCGCTGTTGGCGATGTCGGCGCCTTTGCCCCCGGCGAGGGTGACGTTGCGGAAGGTGAGGTTGTTGATGGGCATCTCGGGGAGACCGCGGAGGACGAGCGTGCCGGAGCCGTCGCGGGCGGTGATGTCTTCGAAGAGCATGTTGCGGAATTGCGGCGTGCCTTCGTCGACGGCGGGCGCGGTGGGCTGGGGCTGGCCCTGGACCCAGTAGAAGAAATTGAAATCGATGGCGTTGCCCTCGATGTGAGTCATGCGGATGCCGCGCATGTGGATATTTTCGACGAGGCCGCCGCGGCCGCGGGAGGTTTTGAAGCGGAGGCCGAGCGCGGTGCCGATGAAGGTGCAGTTTTGCACGAGGATGTTGCGGACGCCGCCGGACATCTCGCTGCCGATGGTGAAGCCGCCGTGGCCTTCGTACACTACGCAGTCTTCGACGAGCACGTCCTCGGTGGGAACGCCGATGCGGCGGCCGGATTCGTTGATGCCGGACTTGATGCAGATGCCGTCGTCGCCCGTGTCGACGATGCAGCCCTTGATGTGCACGCGGCGGCACGAATCGATGTCCATCGCGTCGGAGTTTTGCGCCCAGCGGTTGTTGAAGATTTTCACGTCGCGGATGGCGAGGTCTTCGCAGAGCCAGGGGTGGAGCGTCCAGTTGGGGGCGTTGCGGACGGTGACGCCTTCGATGAGGACGCGTTTGCAGTCGAGCAGGCGGACCATGCGGGGGCGGAGGAAGATTTGGTAAGGCGCGTAGTCGGCGATTTCGATGGAGCCTTTCTTTTCGAGCGTGGCGATGGCGGCTCCGCCTTCGAGCGCGGCCTGGCTGGGCCACCATTCGTTTTTCTTGTCGTTGAGGACGCCGCCGGACTTCACGAGGGCGTTCCAGGCGCCTTCGGTCATCTTGGCTTTTTTCACGAGACGCCAGGCATCGCCGCCGCCGTCGATCACGCCGGAGCCGGTGATGGCAATGTCTTCGAGGTTGTCGCCGGAAAGTGGCGACGTGGAGTCGACGAAGGTTTCGCTGCGGGCTTTGAAGTGTCGGAGCGGGTAGAGCGTGGTGTCGCGGGAGAACTGGACGAGCGCGCCGGCCTCGAGGTGGAGATTGATGCGGCTCTTGAGTGCGATCGGGCCGGTGTGCCAGATGCCGGGCGGGACGAAGAGGGTGCCGCCGCCTTTCTCGGAGAGCGCGGCGATGGCGCGGGCGAAGGCGTCAGTGTTGAGCGTGATGCCGTCGGGTTTGCCACCGAAGTCGGCGAGGCTGACGCGGGTGGAGGGGATTTTGGGCGCGGCGGGGGCGATGGGGGAGACGGGCTTGGTGAGCGCGGCGTGAAGCGGCGCGGCGCTGAGGAAGGCGAGTGCGAGGAAAACGGAGAAGAGGCGCGGCATGGTAGGAACGAGAGAGATGGAGTGAGTTGAGTCGGAGAGATCGCGGAAACGCGGAAGAGCGGAGGCGCGGAGAGACGGAATTTTTGGACAGGATTAAGAGGATTAACAGGATTCGGATGGAGGACGAAGCACGTGCGAGTAGGGGTTAGCGGCCGTTCCACGTGGTGGAGGTGTCTTTGCTGAGCGTGAGTTCTTTAATAGTCCCGGCGTGGCGGAGTTTGACTGGATTGCCGAGAAGTGAGCGGACGGTGGCGGAGGTGAGCTTGCCGTCTTTCCAGGCGATATCGACTTCGAAGCCGCCGCGGGCGCGGAGGCCTTTGACGGAGCCGGTGGGCCAGGCGGCGGGGAGTGCGGGCAGCAGATCGATGAAGCCGTCGCGGTGGGATTGGAGGAGCATCTCGGCGATGCCTGAGGTCGTGCCGAAGTTGCCGTCGATCTGGAAAGGCGGGTGGGCGTCGAAGAGGTTCGGATACGCGCCGCCGCCTTGCGTGCCGCCCTTGGGTGGAGTCAGCAGGAGGACGAGGACTTGGTGGGCGGTGTCGCCGTCGAGTGCGCGGGCCCAGAGGTTGACGCGCCAGGCCATGCCCCAGCCGGTGCTTTGGAGGCCGCGGCCATCGAGGGATTTTTTGGCGGCGGCGAAGAGCTCGGGCGTTTCGGGAGTGATCAGCGCGGACGGATAAAGCGGGTAGAGATGCGAGGTGTGGCGGTGGTTGTTTTTCTCACGGTCGCGGTCGTCGAGCCATTCCTGAAGCTGGCCGTATCTTCCAATCTGGAAGGGTGCGAGCTTGGCGGACGTGGCGAGGACTTGGGCGCGGAACTCGGGATCGAGTCCGAGGATTTCGGAGGACTTGGCGGCTTGGTTGAAGACGTCGCGGACGATGCCGAGATCCATCGTCGGGCCGGGAACGGTACCTTCGTGTTCGGGCGAGTGGGACGGATTGGTGACGAGCCAGCCGGTTTTTGGCTGTGGGACGAGCGTGTCGATGAAGAACTCGGCGGCGCCTTTGAAGATCGGATACACGTCGGCGAGGAATTTTTTGTCGCCGGTGAAGAGGTAGTGTTCCCAGAGGTGC from Nibricoccus aquaticus includes:
- a CDS encoding glycoside hydrolase family 28 protein, which produces MPRLFSVFLALAFLSAAPLHAALTKPVSPIAPAAPKIPSTRVSLADFGGKPDGITLNTDAFARAIAALSEKGGGTLFVPPGIWHTGPIALKSRINLHLEAGALVQFSRDTTLYPLRHFKARSETFVDSTSPLSGDNLEDIAITGSGVIDGGGDAWRLVKKAKMTEGAWNALVKSGGVLNDKKNEWWPSQAALEGGAAIATLEKKGSIEIADYAPYQIFLRPRMVRLLDCKRVLIEGVTVRNAPNWTLHPWLCEDLAIRDVKIFNNRWAQNSDAMDIDSCRRVHIKGCIVDTGDDGICIKSGINESGRRIGVPTEDVLVEDCVVYEGHGGFTIGSEMSGGVRNILVQNCTFIGTALGLRFKTSRGRGGLVENIHMRGIRMTHIEGNAIDFNFFYWVQGQPQPTAPAVDEGTPQFRNMLFEDITARDGSGTLVLRGLPEMPINNLTFRNVTLAGGKGADIANSDKIVFENVRIENKTGDALTTTAVTNSKLELAR
- the galB gene encoding beta-galactosidase GalB, whose translation is MMKPIRLLLAWIVSIAAVSAADTSPRERISFNNGWRFTKDDPLAVGEALNYERIKDWVLPTGDELLNYKHPAQRVRRPDGNPAGDVTYTRAAFDDSKWRSLDLPHDWGIEGPFQQNLDGETGKLPWFGTAWYRKKFDVPASDAGRNVYLEIDGAMSYAMVWINGQFVGGWPYGYSSWRVDLTPHLKPGAENVVAIRLDNPRESSRWYPGGGIYRNVWLLKTSPIQVAQWGVFVTTPTITRDAASVDVGVTLDNKTAARAEVKVGVKLFAADAYGKPVGDAVVSGEERQVRVEPARQANVSHTLRVASPKLWGLKERNRYVAETTVSHEGKVVDRVLTPFGIRSIEHTADDGFLLNGERVQLYGVCNHHDLGALGAAINTRALERQLEILREMGGNAIRTSHNPPAPELLELCDRMGFLVMDEPFDCWAMGKKRDDYGRVFHDWHEKDLRAMMRRDRNHPSVIQWSIGNEVREQFEPDGWKLAAHLAAIVREEDSSRPVVGGFNNIQSGFNGFQRVVDVVGYNYKPSEYAPLRKRHPHVMQMGAETASTLSTRGEYFFPISDDKLEGRSDFQMSSHDLSAARWAHTPDTEWRGLDENPFVMGEFVWTGFDYLGEPTPYNADATNLMNYANPVDRERAAKELAELGKILVPSRSSYFGIIDIAGFPKDRYYLYQARWRPELKMAYILPHWNWPDRVGEITPVFVYSSGDEAELFLNGKSQGRRKRGALEYRFRWNEVKYEPGELKVVVYKNGAVWAENVKRTTGAAAKLTLTPDRATLRADGQDLSFVTVTVADKDGLMIPRAKNALKFTLTGPGEILATDNGDPTSFESFQSPERKAFNGLALVIVRTKAGEAGAITLKATGEGLAPAEVALKSE